The following is a genomic window from Chthoniobacterales bacterium.
CTGGGAGTGCTCCAAAGCCTTTCCGAGCGCGGCCGGCTGCGCGACATCGACTTCGTTTCGAGCGTCTCGGGTGGCGGATTCACCGGCAGCTTTCTCGGGCGGCTCTTTACTCGCCCATCAGTGGGCGCGGCGGCCGACCCGGTCGGCCGGGTCCAGTCGATCCTGAGGAACAGCCGTTCGGAGCCGCTCTGGTGGCTGCGGACGCAGGCAAACTACATCTTTGCCACCGGAGCCGAGGACGCGAGGCTCAATCTCTCCACTCTTTGGCGAAATATTCTTAGTCTGTACCTCGTCCTGGGAATGCTTCTCTTTGCTACCTTTGGACTTCTGGCGTGGTTGCCGCTGACCAGCGGTCCGGTGATTAGCCGCTGGGGATCAATCCGGCTGTGGGAAACGGTGGCGCCGTTGTTTGTTCACCCGTCCTTTCGAGGGCTGGAATTGTCACCCTGGTGGTGGTTGCCGCTGGTCGCTTTCGGCGTCGGAGTGATTCCAGCTACGCTTGGTTTTTGGCTCGCGCCCAATATTGGGTCCTATCGGCGTTACCCTGTCTTCTCGCTCATGGGCTGGCTGGTTCTGGTTGCGGGAGCGGCGGCCGCGTTACAGTTTCCGTTCGTTGCCCGCCTCGCGTCCGGCGCGCTCATTATCCTTTTGCTCGCGTGGGTGTGGCAGGAAGTCGCCCGATGGGGCGCGATTCAAAATCCCGGGACAATCGCGGCCGCGCAAAAGGTAGGCTCCATCGTTCGCAGTCGCCTCGCCCGCGGATTGGGAGAAGCCCTGATTATTTTCGCGTTTCTTCTTGGCTGGGTTGTCCTCGATACCATCGCGATTCGATACGCCCAAGGGCCTGTCGCGAAAGCGTCAGCTGCAATCATGGTCGCCTTGGCACCGGCTCTTCCAATCTTGCGCTGGATTGCGATGAAGGCGCTCGCCCAGATTTCGGCCGGCGGTGGCAAGGGCGTGTCCTTCGTTTTTCTCGCGAACCTTATCGGGCTTCCGCTCGCGCTCTTTTTCCTCTTCCTTTTGGACGTCCTCGCGCATCGAGTTTTCATAGCCGCTCCCGCCAGTGGCATCTGGCTGGTCGTGATCGCCGGGCTCTTTTCCGCGGTCCTGGGACGCGCTTTCGATTTCCTAAACCTTTCCTCCCTTCGCGCCACCTACGCGGCGAGATTATCCCGCACCTTCCTTGGAGCTTCGAACGAAGAACGGATCTATGGATCGCCGACCACCGAAGGCCGTGACGTTTCGCAGGCCAATCCGGAGGATGACGTTCCATACGATAAATATCATCCGGAGCGGCAGGGCGGCCCGATCCACCTCATCAACGTCTGTGTCAACGAAACGGTTGACGCAACGTCCGAGCGCGAAATCCGGGAACGCAAGGGCCTGCCAATGTGCGTCACTCCGCACGGGGTCACGGTCGGGCGAAAATATTTCGCCGAATGGGTTGCACCTGACTCCCTTCCCCGCTGGCAAAAATGGCGACGGCGGCGGGACGGCTACGATGCCTCCGACGATGAGCCGGCGACAAAGAGAAGACGCACCGCCCTACAGGCATTGCCAATCTCGAATGACCCGAACGCGTTTCATGTTCTGAAATCGACGGAGACCGACAGCGCTGAAGTCGAGAACCTGTCGCTGGCCGCCTGGACGTCGATTTCGGGCGCGGCCTTCTCGACCGGCGTCGGCCGTAAGACCAGGCTATCGCAAGCGCTTTTCATGGGACTGGTCAACGTCCGGCTTGGATACTGGTGGGACTCCGGCATCCTGGAATCCGAACGCCCCGGCCGGTATCCGCCTTCTTTTTGGCGCAGGCTCAAGCGTTTTCCCTCGAAGCTCTTTGGCGCTCAAAGCATGTTACTCTCTGAATACCGGGGCCGGTTCCGCGGACCGTCGCAGTGGTTCTGGTATCTCAGCGACGGCGGGCACTTTGATGTTACCGGTCTTTACGAATTAATAAGGCGCCGCGTCCCTTTCATTATCCTGTGTGACGGCGGGGAAGACCCGAGCTATGACTGGGGCGATCTCGCTCTGGCCACTCAGCAAGTTCGAGAAGATTTCGGCGCCGAGCTTGTCTGGTTGGACTTCGAAAACGCCACTGCCCGGGCGGATGTGGCGGAAAAGAAAGCGTATGAGGCCCGGGTCGCGCAAGCCCTGGCTAATCCGAAACAAGGAGGCAAAGGGAAAGGGGTCGCAGAGAAGATTGAGGACCGATGGGAGGGAATTCTAAACGAGTATCCAGACAAAAGCCTCAACCCGCCTGAATTGGTCAGGGCCTGGGTAAACCCGGACACCCTGGGAGCGATAGGAAGCATTAAGCGGCGCGGCAAATATCACGCCGTCTTGGGCCGGGTGACGTATGCCAACTCAAACGACATTTCGTGGGTGCTTCTCCTAAAACCGAGCCTTAGCGACGACCTGACGCAAGACATTCTGAACTACGCAACCACCAACGAAAAGTTCCCGCAGGATCCCACCCTTGATCAGGTGTTCGACGACATTCAATGGGAAAGCTACCGCGCCCTCGGCCAGCAGATTGGTAGTCACGTTTTCTTCTAAGTATTCCGCTCTGTCCCAAATGCCCTTCGCCTTATGAGAAATACTTCACTCGCTCGTCTCGTCGCTGCCGCCATTGTTTTGTCGGCCACTGCTGCCCGGCTCCTGGGATCCGATCACGCCGATCCCATGAGTCTCAATGTGCTTGCCCTCCAGCCCGACCAGGAAGCGAATATCACGGACCTGCACGCGTTCGTGATCGATAAGAGCGGACAAGAGATCAGCGAGCAGAGCCGCCTCGGGGAAGGGGATCGCCTTGTCATCAGTCTTTGCGTCCGGCGGGCCTTGCAACCCAACCAGATCAAGCTGCTCAACCTGGAGGGTTACAAATTTCGGGTCCATATCGATTTGGATCCGCAGGTGCGGTTCTTCGCCGAGGATGGAACGCCGGAAGGCGCGGCTTATACGAAACAGCTGGATGAGCGGAACAAAGCCGTCGCTGCAAAAGAGGCGGCCTTGGATGAAGCAACGAAAAGCAAAGACGCCGCGCGAATCGATCTGGCCAAGAAGGAGCTGCAGGCCGCCAACAGCATTCGCGGAGCGCTCATAAGCGCCCACGAAAGCGATCATTCCATGCAGGCACTTTACGGCGGGATCATCATGCAACCCGATGCCATCGCCGACGATGCGATCCTGGAATTTGAGTTAAGACTGAAGGACAGAAATGGCGAGAACTCAGAGACGGAGTTTGCCAGTGATCCCCGCATCACCGGTATTCCGGGCCCAATCCACATTGTGAAACCCGGTCAAGAAGGTGAGATGCAGAATGCTCCAAAGGACACGATCCATATCGAGACCAACATCTTTGACGACCCTTTTATCTTTCCCCGCTTTTTCCGGCGCAACGTCGTCGGAATCGTGACCACCATTCCGCTGGCTTCGATTCGACAGCAGAGAGGCCGCGGGCCCATCCTTCTCTGGGCCACGACGCATCGCAATGGGCAGATTGACCACGTCGGTCGTTCGCTCCGGACGCAGCTGCCGCGCTTTGGCTATCTAAATCCCTATCATCCGCGCGATCATGTAAGGAAAATCAATGAAGTCCATGACCGGCCGACCGTCATGGATGACGTTCTTGCCACTTTCCTCTCCCCGCTCGAAGCGCACCGGCATTACGATTCGGTGCCGGATGTAATGGTTTACGATCTGCGTAAGCCCGCGAAATTTCCCAACGGCCGCGCTCTCACCGACGACGTCGCTCAAACGCTGGCGGCGGCGGGAGAAACCCTGCTGGTCGAGCTTGCTTATGCCGAGTCCAAACAGTTTCCGCGAGCGACCACCAACGATAAGCCCTTCCGACCGACGTTTCCTTTTCTCGCGCCGCGCTGGACGAACGACGAGATAGCTCTTAATTCCGCCCCTGGCTCGACTGCGGGAACGCTTGTCATTCCGCGTGCCGCCGAAGCCAGCGCGATTGCCGCCCCCAACTTCAAGATCTCGACCTGGCGCACCCTTTGGAGGATCGAGACCATTGCGCTGGTCGTGGTCGCGGCGGTCCTGCTCTTCGCGGTTCGCACCTGGGGCGCGCGCTTGCTGATCGCGATTCTGGCGGCGCTCGCGCTTCGTTACCTCTATTTCGTCCATGCCGATCCGATTGCTGCCGGGATGGCTGGTGCGATGGAGCAGCCGAACCAGAAGCTGATGAGGCTGATAGCCGGCGGGGCCTTCATTCTTGGCTTCCTTCTCGCGCTCGCCTTTAACTGGGGACGGCGAACCTGTGTGGTATGGCCGGCGACGCCGGCTGTTTATCCGAAGGGAAAGCAGGAGGTTACGCCCGACGACGCAAAGGCATCCAGCTTCGCCGAGATCGACGCCGCTTTGTTTGATCCCACTCGGAACGGGCAATATTACCGGACCTGGCGCGGACCAGGGGACCCAGCGTTGCCGATCTACAAGCAGACCTTCACGAGCCTCACTCGCGGTCTGATTGTCCGGTTCTGGAGAGATTTCGCCATGCTCAGTGCTGCAAAACGCACGCTCCGCTCGCGCGGTGATCTGCGCTGGGGCCCTGATGGCAAAGGCTTCCGCCGTCTCGTTCACGGAATGGGCATTTGTCTCAAAGGGAAGTGGGAGATCGACCCCAAGTGGGCGGGCGCCGCCTACACTGGTTATTTTGCCCCAGGCAAGGTTGGGCGGGTGATCGCCCGTTACTCGTTAGGGGGGAATGATCCGCGCAACGGACGTTTTCGCTCATTGGGCCTCGTCGGCAAGATTTTTCCCGAACACGATTACGCCGAAGGAATAACCGGTCGCGCTAATTTCATAACCCAGGAGGACCTCGGGGGCGCCTTCACCAATTCGGTGCTCGAAGTCGACCTGACTAATTCGCCGCCGGTGACCCTCTTGAAGCGCGGCTACGGACTCTTCTCTTTCCTTGTCGTTATCCTTGCTCTGCTGAGGGCGGACAAACAGCCCGCCGAGCGGCAGCTGTATGAAGTGGCCGAGCTGGGAGAGCCTCCGGGCGCTCTGACGTCCTGTCCGCGTTTCATGCGTTTGAAACTGGTTGACGCCAAGCCCGAACCACAGCCTAACGAGCTTGATTTTCGCGATGAAATCCTGGGTCTGATGTATGAGCGCGACAGCTCTCAAAAGAAGAATGATCTCGTGTTTGCCATTGAAGTCTCGGACGAGGGCCGGCGCACCTGGCTCATGCGGGTGAAAGACCAAAAGTGGTCCCGCATCGGCACGCTCACGTTTACCGAAGCAGTGGCTTCCTATAACGGCGACTTCGTAATTCATTTTCATCATCCGGTCTGGCGAACGGATCGAAATGATCCGCGCAGCGTCGCGCGCTCCGACTTGAGTAAAGCGGGTCGCAGTTAAACCGTTTATGCTTCTGGCCGGCAAGAGAACGACAGGCGTTGTCTTTCTACTCCTCGCGCTCGCCGGCTGTCGATCCACTGAGCTACGCCTGACCACGGAGCAGGAGCAGATCAGGAGGGAGTTGGCGGTCATCTCCCCGCGCGATGACTCCCTCGCGAAAGACAGCCCGATCATCGACATCCACACCCACACTTTCAACGCGCGCTACCTGCCCTTGCGCAATGTCTTGCTCGGCAAACGAGATGCCGCACCGCCTCTTACCTGGCTTATTTCAGATTCATGCGCGGCCACCCTGGCCCATGCCTTGATCGAACGAACGGAGCTGTCGCCAGTCCCCGGCAGCGACGGCGCGGCCCGGATGGAGTCCGCCTCGCAGGCGCAGGAACACCGCGACAACGGGTGGATCTGCGGAATTTTTCTCAAGCTTCTCGATAAAGCTGCCGCCTCCGGAGCCTGGCGCAAAGGCATGTCTCCCCGGGATCAACTCGCGGCGCTCGATGCTGTCGCCGACCGAATGAATTTCCAGGAAAAGGCCGCAGTGATGATGGCGACTCGCATGATGGGCATGGACAACCACGTGGACATGAGCCCGAACGGCCTTCGCGGCGCGGTCCGATTCCTTTGGTTCCTGACTCAGAACGATGCCGACCAGACCCGTCTCTTTGCCTTGCAATATAAAGGCGCGCCGATGCGGGGGACGCCGCTCATGGTGTCCCATATGATGGATCTCGCTCCGGTCTACGATCAGGAGCCGAGTGGAAACGAGCTTCTCGATTTTGCCAAAGACCAGATTCGTCGCGTCGAACTGTTTCATAAACGTCCAAACTCAAACATGATTTACTTTGTCGCTTATGCTCCCTACCGCGACTATTGGAGAGGCGGGCACGCAGGCGATGCCCTGGAATTGGTTCGCTCAGCTATCGAGAATCATGGGGCCTGGGGAGTAAAAGTTTATCCGCCCTCCGGTTATCGCCCCGCTGGGAACAGCATCGAACCAAGACCTACCGGAATTCGATCGCAGGCCGCGGCTCAACAGTGGGACGCGCGCTATGGGCCTTTGTCGGGCGACAAGAATCACGCGCTCGATGAGAAGCTCGAGAAACTCCTCCTCTGGTGCATCGAGAAAGATGTTCCGGTGTTCGTCCATTCCGGCACAGGCGAATTCGAAGCGCGCAAAGGCTACGGCTTCCACAATTCCAATCCTTCGTTCTGGCGGCAATTTCTGGACAACCATCCGGCTCCCGATGGCTCGCCGTGCCGGCTCCGATTATGTCTCGGTCACGCGGGAGGCGGTGATTACTGGTTTGGCGGCAAGAACGCCGTGAGCTGGGGCAGCGACACCTACGAGATGTGCCGAAGATTTCCGAATGTTTATTGTGAGATTACGACCCACGCCGAGTTAGTAGCTCCAAACAGCCAGGCGTTCTTCGTCGATCGCCTCGCGAAATCGTTTGACGATTCACAACGCGACGCGAGCGGCAAACCTTACCCATTTTCTTTTGCCAAAAAGCTTATTTACGGCACCGACTGGTATCTGCCCGATGCGTCAGAGCGGCAAACGGTGCTGGTCGCAACCGAGCAGGCTTTTCTCCATAAGAAACTCCGACGCCATTACAAAGACTATTTTTTCGGGAATGCCCTTCGCTATCTCAATGCCGGAACACGGTTGAACCGCAGCAACGCCTCGACTGCGGTGGAAGAACGCCTGGAGGAAGCGCTCGCTCTCTCGGCGGACTGACTCTGGTGCTAAAGTGTTTTCAGGAACTCGATCAGCGCCAGCTTTTCTTCATCCGGCAGGGTGGCGCCGAAAAGATGTCCCCGGTCTTCGACCAGGTCCGGACATTTGCTGAGCTGGAACAACATCGGCGCGAGCTCGCGCTTCATGAGTAATCGCGTTGCTTCGGCGTCGAGTTTCTGATCGCGGATTTCGCGGAGCACCTGTCGGATCTTGCGTGCCAGCTCGGCCAGGGCCGCCGGGTCTGCCTGAGGGTCTATGTTGGCGAGCAGGTTGATTGGAGTTCCCTTAGGAATTGGACCAAGGCGGAAAACGCCATCGGGGTCGACTTCTGTTCCGAGGAGTTTGCGAAGATTCTCCGGAACCAGCTCGCCGGGCACTTCGAGGCAGGACACGGCGCTGGTGCGCCAAATCGAGTCGCGGTTGAGCCGCTTCTCCGGCCAGAGCAATTTTTCGATCGCGTCCTGGAAAGCTTCCATTCGCCCTTTCACCGATGGGTCGCCATTGAACCGGCCTATTGAATTGTTATGAAGAAAAGGCGCGGTGGCCCAAACGGAGGCCAGGGAGGGCGTTCGGTAGGAACCCCGTCCTCTGCCGGAGACAGGGAAGGGTTCTTCCTGTTCGGTGTACGGGTTCCAAACCTGGATCGGGTCAGTGGGCTTCTGATCTTTATACGTATCCGATGAAAACCATTGCCAGATATGACCGCCGGTCGCGTTTGTGGCCAGGGCGCGCGCCGCGTTTGTCTTGATCTGAGTTAGGGGATGACGTTCCTCATCGGAGAGGAAGTTGTCTTTCCAAAACGCGGCGTTGTCGGTTTGAGCGACGAACCAGGCGTCCGGGTCGGTGCCGGCAGGCGGTTGCTTGCTGGAATGACAGCGTGCGCAATGAAGTGCGAAAACCGTTCGGCCGCGATTGAGCACGGTCTGATCACGGGTGATATACTCCGTCCCGCCCGGAGCGTCGGCGAGATGCGCCGGCTGCAGGCGACCGAAGAACTTCTCCAGATTTGGGACCATCGCTTCGGTCGCGCGCCATTGCGGCGACTCCTGTTGGGCGCGTTCGATGCTGAACGGTTTTTGCGGGGTTAGACCGTAAAGCAATTGATGCTGTTGGAGCCAATGCTGATAAAAGAGCCCGGTATTAACGAAAACCCGAAGCACGGCTCCCGCGAACCCAACTGAGTCGGCGCCATCTTTCAGGATACGCGGCACCTTCATTTGCGGTTGCGTTCCCGCCAGCAGCAAGGTTTCGCCAGAGAGAGTTTCTTCGTGACCTATCCGGAACCTTTCGTGAACAAGAAAGATTGGATTGATCGCATTTGGATTGTTGATGTTGTCCGTCGCCAGCCGCGAGGTGTCGGACGTGCCGCGGGGCTGTGCATTCAGCATCTCCCAAAAAAAAGAGCCTGGCCTCGCGCCCGAGGCGAAGACCCGGCCCTCCTGGAGATATTGATTGCCGATAACTGACGCGAGGTTTTTCCAATCCGGCTTTTCTGGATCGGCGGGAGGACTCAGCGGATTAGGCGCAACGTGACAGGCGCTACAGCTTACTCCGACGCGGTAAGGCCGGATGAGTCCCGGCTCCGCCGCGTAGACTGGATCGTTGTAGTAACGGTCACCGTCCCAGTTAGCGACGGCCGCGCCCCCGAAAGCAGGATTAGGAAAAATGCGAAAGCCCAGAACCCCGGAGGAACGTCCATAGACCTTTGGGTCCAGGGCGGGCGAAGAATCGGCGACGAGCTCGTCGAGCCATATTTTGTAGCAATCGCTCGTGGTTGCCTGCCGGTATCCCGGCTCGTTGATCAGCCCCAGATCTTTGAAACGCGAGCCGCGTTTTCGAGAGTCGAGAGTCCTGAGGAGATCCACCGTTCCCCTGCTTTTGACTGCCATCTCATCCCAGAAAGCGTCGTTACCGGCTGTCCAAACATGCCAGGCGTTACGGCCTTTGATTTCGTCTGCGGTCAGCTCGATCCCGCCATCCATGTCCCGGAACAAATCGGGACCCGCGCCAACGTCGACCGGAGCCGTCCTGGAATCAGATTTGGAAGGGTGGTCGCACGCCCCAGGCAACGACAGGATGCACGCTACGATCGTCGCGCTCCGGCAGAATCGGAACAGTCGTCTCATGTAACCCAACGCAAGGCTGCGACGAGATAAGCCGCGCCGGCCAGGAAAATCGCCGCCGAGCCAAGCCGCAACGTCCATTGATGAACCGGTCCCGGCACGGGGCCGGATTCGCCGGCACGCCGGGTTAGCTTCATCACGGCGAATAAAGGGAGCGCCACGATTTGATGGCCAAGCTCGACGCCCACACTGAAGGCGATGATCGCCGTGGCGACCGCGGTGGTTTGCATGCCTTCCATCGCGGAGAGCAAGCCTCCGGCAAATCCAAGGCCATGGAAGAGCCCGAAGCCAAAGGCAATCATCAAGCGCAGGCGTCCGCGGCTCTGGCTGGGAGCGGCGAGGTTTTGCAGCGCGACGAACACGATGCTGGCCGCGATCATCGGTTCTACGATGCGATTGGACAGGCGGACGACATCGAGCACCGAGAGGGTAAGCGTCAAGCTATGGGCCAGGGTGAACGCAGTAATGACCTTGACCAAATCCCAAAGCGTAGTCACCGCGAGGACGAGCCCGGCCACGAAGAGCAGATGGTCATATCCGCTAAGAATGTGGTGAATACCGTGCCGGACAAACGCAAGAGTGGTGTTTTCATTGGCGCCTGGTCCAGCTCCGCCTGCGGAGCAGTTGAAACTAAGGGGCTCACGCGAAGTAAAGAGGACGCCGTCGCGCGGTGGATAGGCGTTTGGGATTCGAACGACATAAGTTGCTTCCCAGGGATTCCCCGGCGCGAAGGAGAATTCGTTCAGGACATGCTGCTTCAAGGTAACGGAGCGTGGCGGGCGGAGGTGGGGAGGTATTTCAAAACTTAGATCGTATCTTATCTGTTCCGTTTCCTTGGCCGGCGCGATAGCATCGACCTTTCCGGTAAGTGACAGTCCGTCGACCACGACCTCGAGGTGGTTCAAAAGATAATCGCCATGGCGAGTCCACACCTCATTCAGGCTTGCTGCGCTCTTGTCGTGCCCGAGAGTGTCGGCCACGAATGCTTCCTCAGACGAAACGTTGGCCACTATCCGGAGGTGGTCGGCGGCGGTCACGATTTCCATCGAGCCTTGCGCGACCGGGTGCCCGGCCGCGGTCACGAGCGAACATTCAAGAAGGACGATGAAATAAAGGAGGGACCGGCTCATTCCCGATGAACATGAAACGTGTTGTAGCGGGGATTAACCGCTAAAGCTTCCTGTAACTTCAGTCTGCCTGCGGACAGATCGCCCACTCGCATCAGGATAGTTCCTGCGTGATAAAGGATGCCTGGATCGCTCGGGTTGAGGCTAAGGATTCGCAGGATCACATCGCGGGCCTCTCCAACAGATCCTGTTTTGTAGAGCGCCCAGGCCAGCGTATCGTAAGCACTTATTGTGTGGCGGAACGTCAGGTCGCGGCGGGCCCACTCCACGGCGTGCTCGGGTTCGTTCAAGCTGTCACTGTAAAGGATCGCGAGATGATGGAAGCAGGTCGCTTCGCCTTTTTCCACTGACACGAGGTAGGCCGAGAGAGCTTTGTTATGCCAGGAAGCGGCTGCCTCTTTTTTTCCGGAGGAAAGATAAAGATCGCCGAGCGCCTGCATGAGCTCAGGACGCCGCGTCTGTTCAATCAACGAAGTGTAGAGCGCAACCGCCTCATTGAACCGGCCCTCGGCCCCGCGTAATTCCGCCTGGTGGTCCAGAGCCGGATAATATTGCGGGCGCGCGTTGAGGGCCGCGTCATAATATTCGCCCGCCTTTGCCCAATCTCCGGATCGAAAGGCGAGCGCACCCAGTTGCACATTGGCCCAGGCCCCCACGTCGCCCTCCGCATCCTTGCCCGCTTCCAGGATTTTCCGATAGCGCGCGGCTGCCTCCGAGTTGCGGCCTCGAAACAAAGCGAGCTGCGCCAGCCGCGGTTCGATCAGAAAAAGGTTAGCCGGATCGCGCCCGGCCATTTTGAGCCAGCTTGATTCGGCCGCCGCGTCCTCGCCGAGATTGAAGAATGCATCACCGAGCAGTCCAAGCGCGTCCGCGCTCTCCGGGTCCAAACGGCCCAGATATTCCGCACTCTGCCTGGCTTCCTGGAACCGATGGAGCGCCAGTTCTATCCGGGTGCGCAAGAGCAGGGCGGACCAGTTTGATTCCGCGGGAACCGCCCTAAGTGATTGCACGACCGCCTGCTCGGCGCGCTCGAGGTTGGCCAGGTCGCCGCTCGAAACGGCGAGGGCGAGACGCGCGTCGGCGATTCGATTCCACGCGGCATGATCCTGCGGATTCTGTTTCGCGCGCGCCTCGAGTGCTTCCATCGTGGTTCGCGTCCGCGCGGCAATTCCGGGCCGCGCTTGCGGCGCCATGCCGAGAAGCACGACCACACAAATCCGAAGCGGACCAACGGCAGCCATCGCTGATCTCGCCCGCTTAAGTGTCGCGCGTCGGCTTGAGGAGACGGAGCAACGCAAAGGATAGAAGGAAATGAGCGAAGAAAACGCGGGCCCAAAAGACCAGATTCGCGAGCCATTTCGGGTTGTAATCCTGGCCGAGAATCGCGTCTAAAGCGATCGTCACACCGATAAGACTCGCGAACACCACCAGCAGATGCTCGGGTTTCACGTAAATCGCGCCGCAGATCAGACCGAAGCCACCGGTGAAAAGCCATAGCCACGGCCAGGCGTTCCAGCCGCGCGCCCGCAACCAGGCGCAAATCAATGTAATCACGATACCGACATAAAACACGCGTTTGCCTTCAGGGATCATCGGGGTTCTCCAAGGGTTTAGTTATTGAGCCATCGCGTTATCACCAGGGATCGGCGAGGTAGGGGAATTCAGTGAGGAAAGGTTTGTCGTTCTTGAGCGGGTTAGGCGGAGTCTTGGGTTCGATTGGCGCGGCATCCCACAAGGCTTGGTCGCTCAAGGTCTCGAGCGTGTATTTCTTGCCAGTCGCGTCCGGACTCATGTCGAGGAACAACCCAAGGAACCGGGTCGCGACCTGGTCTTCGAGGCGGCGGCCAAAAGGCCAGGTGCCTGTAGTATCCATGTCGATGGGGCAGACGTTGGGGACGAATATCTCGAAGGAACGTTTCAGTGGGATCGCCTTGTGGTTCTTGTTCCAGGTGTCGTCCGGCATGTTCAATTCCTGGAACAGTGTCTTCTTCACGCGTTTGAAAGCATCGAGCAGATGCGCGCTGTCGTAGATCTTATGGACCGAGATGGGCGAGTTATCGTGATCGAACGAGGTGCGTAACCCGAGGGCGGAGATGGAGGGCCCGAATCCCCAGCCGAGATGAGCGAGGCGTCGAACAAAGGAAGGTCCGAGAGAAAAATTGTTAGCGCCGACCTGTTTTTCGTCGGCGCGTTCGTTCAAAGCCGCGTCGGCGAAAGGCTGGCCGTCCGTATCGACGAGCTTGTATTGGCGCAGCTCATCATCGGACGCGGTCGGAACAATATCCGCGATCTGTTGCGAACGCAGCTTCGCTCCTATGCCGGCGGCGCCCGCGCCGAGCAGAAGCACAATTCCCAGAGCGACGAGGGGCTTCGACACTTGGTTGGCGGGTGGCCGTCGCCGCAACCCCAGGACAAGAAAAATCACGGCGAGGACAACAAGCGCCGCCGGAATCAGCCATGGATGTTTCCCGATTAGCCCAGTGCCGCCGCGCTCGTCGGGGATCATCGGAATTTTCCCGGACGCTTTCTGGACCCAGCTTTCGCCCCAGGCGTTGACGATCCGGTCTTCATTGGGCGACTTCGTGAGGAATGCGAGCGGCAGCTCGAGGATGACCGCGTTCACATTGCCGCCCGCGCGGTTGTCCTTGCCGCTGTAAACGAAACGGTAGTTCCCTTTCTCGTCCTTCTTGTAACGCGTGCCCTTCCAGGTGTAAGGACCCGGTGGCAGGTCTTTCTTCACGGTGTAGCCCAGCTCCGGGTTGGCCGGATCGAAGTTGAAGAGGTCGTTCCCTTCCAGCTCGATGAGCGTTTTGGGGATGGGTAGCTCGCGGTTTTCGACCGGCATAGTGACCGGCACGTGATAGAACTGCGGCGCGTAATTGATCGAACGAAAGAACCCCGGGAGATCGTTGAAAAAGGCGTCGTCCCGTCCGCCCACAAAAACCTTGATCTTATGGCCGCCAGGCGCTTCGACTGTTTCGCTCGTATTGAGCGCCACCGTTGCGGTGAAACTAGCGCCTGGAAACCGCAGGAACTCGATCTTCGCCCGATTCTCCGCGCCCACCGTCACCCGGACCTCGGATGGTTTCAGCCCGAGGTATTTGTCCTTGATGGCATCGAAGTACTTTAGGATCGCCTCGACACCGGCGTCCTCTTTCATGGGGGGAGCGACGCGTGGATTCGGAGAAATGAG
Proteins encoded in this region:
- a CDS encoding DUF4331 family protein; translated protein: MPILRSVALAADHNDPNAINSIFAQIEASPADLYDLYGFPSDDTGGGEKVVIALTFASVPATGVFDPDLLYRILISPNPRVAPPMKEDAGVEAILKYFDAIKDKYLGLKPSEVRVTVGAENRAKIEFLRFPGASFTATVALNTSETVEAPGGHKIKVFVGGRDDAFFNDLPGFFRSINYAPQFYHVPVTMPVENRELPIPKTLIELEGNDLFNFDPANPELGYTVKKDLPPGPYTWKGTRYKKDEKGNYRFVYSGKDNRAGGNVNAVILELPLAFLTKSPNEDRIVNAWGESWVQKASGKIPMIPDERGGTGLIGKHPWLIPAALVVLAVIFLVLGLRRRPPANQVSKPLVALGIVLLLGAGAAGIGAKLRSQQIADIVPTASDDELRQYKLVDTDGQPFADAALNERADEKQVGANNFSLGPSFVRRLAHLGWGFGPSISALGLRTSFDHDNSPISVHKIYDSAHLLDAFKRVKKTLFQELNMPDDTWNKNHKAIPLKRSFEIFVPNVCPIDMDTTGTWPFGRRLEDQVATRFLGLFLDMSPDATGKKYTLETLSDQALWDAAPIEPKTPPNPLKNDKPFLTEFPYLADPW
- a CDS encoding HupE/UreJ family protein translates to MSRSLLYFIVLLECSLVTAAGHPVAQGSMEIVTAADHLRIVANVSSEEAFVADTLGHDKSAASLNEVWTRHGDYLLNHLEVVVDGLSLTGKVDAIAPAKETEQIRYDLSFEIPPHLRPPRSVTLKQHVLNEFSFAPGNPWEATYVVRIPNAYPPRDGVLFTSREPLSFNCSAGGAGPGANENTTLAFVRHGIHHILSGYDHLLFVAGLVLAVTTLWDLVKVITAFTLAHSLTLTLSVLDVVRLSNRIVEPMIAASIVFVALQNLAAPSQSRGRLRLMIAFGFGLFHGLGFAGGLLSAMEGMQTTAVATAIIAFSVGVELGHQIVALPLFAVMKLTRRAGESGPVPGPVHQWTLRLGSAAIFLAGAAYLVAALRWVT
- a CDS encoding amidohydrolase family protein is translated as MLLAGKRTTGVVFLLLALAGCRSTELRLTTEQEQIRRELAVISPRDDSLAKDSPIIDIHTHTFNARYLPLRNVLLGKRDAAPPLTWLISDSCAATLAHALIERTELSPVPGSDGAARMESASQAQEHRDNGWICGIFLKLLDKAAASGAWRKGMSPRDQLAALDAVADRMNFQEKAAVMMATRMMGMDNHVDMSPNGLRGAVRFLWFLTQNDADQTRLFALQYKGAPMRGTPLMVSHMMDLAPVYDQEPSGNELLDFAKDQIRRVELFHKRPNSNMIYFVAYAPYRDYWRGGHAGDALELVRSAIENHGAWGVKVYPPSGYRPAGNSIEPRPTGIRSQAAAQQWDARYGPLSGDKNHALDEKLEKLLLWCIEKDVPVFVHSGTGEFEARKGYGFHNSNPSFWRQFLDNHPAPDGSPCRLRLCLGHAGGGDYWFGGKNAVSWGSDTYEMCRRFPNVYCEITTHAELVAPNSQAFFVDRLAKSFDDSQRDASGKPYPFSFAKKLIYGTDWYLPDASERQTVLVATEQAFLHKKLRRHYKDYFFGNALRYLNAGTRLNRSNASTAVEERLEEALALSAD
- a CDS encoding tetratricopeptide repeat protein, with amino-acid sequence MAAVGPLRICVVVLLGMAPQARPGIAARTRTTMEALEARAKQNPQDHAAWNRIADARLALAVSSGDLANLERAEQAVVQSLRAVPAESNWSALLLRTRIELALHRFQEARQSAEYLGRLDPESADALGLLGDAFFNLGEDAAAESSWLKMAGRDPANLFLIEPRLAQLALFRGRNSEAAARYRKILEAGKDAEGDVGAWANVQLGALAFRSGDWAKAGEYYDAALNARPQYYPALDHQAELRGAEGRFNEAVALYTSLIEQTRRPELMQALGDLYLSSGKKEAAASWHNKALSAYLVSVEKGEATCFHHLAILYSDSLNEPEHAVEWARRDLTFRHTISAYDTLAWALYKTGSVGEARDVILRILSLNPSDPGILYHAGTILMRVGDLSAGRLKLQEALAVNPRYNTFHVHRE